The Plutella xylostella chromosome 12, ilPluXylo3.1, whole genome shotgun sequence genome includes a window with the following:
- the LOC105384985 gene encoding ATP-binding cassette sub-family G member 1, whose amino-acid sequence MASQSLGPNGGVFSRTQALSHLPQRPPVNISFQDLTYTVQDGKSSKLILRNINGEFRSGQLTAILGPSGAGKSTLLNILAGYRVVGAAGSICTNGSPRDLRQFRKLSRYIMQEDLLQPLITVQEAMAIAADLKLGSEMTRTKKRVVVDEIIQMLRLHKARETVTERLSGGERKRVSIALELLNNPPVIFLDEPTTGLDDVASSTCVSLLKRVARGGRTVICSLHTPSARLFAEFDHVYVVAAGRCAYQGSAAGVVPFLRELNLPCPKTYNPADFVIEVSSGEYGQHVERMVSAVDNGRNHRWRTFAIECAEDVIEDQDIEQLNTGNAEEQDKIYCSTAAQQFLILLRRMLLQTVRNRGYLWLRVGLHLFLGFIIGTLFDKMGYDASKTIFNFGFCYACIIVMFYIPMMPVLLAFPTEVQLVKREYFNRWYGLKPYYAALVVSRTPATIFFSLMYLCITYPMTSQPLETSRILMFATICILTALISESMGTVISSSLSVVNSVFMGPALSVPLMLLAVYGIGDGDNPSPLFWRLARACSFLRYGLEGLVSAIYGPPRNDLVCPDDVDYCEYKNVAYFVKMMGMSGVSFWLDVGVLALMLLAMNLAGYYLLRQRLSPNFAFRAIKVIGRFIKTKISVSPH is encoded by the exons GTTCAAAGTTGATACTGCGCAACATAAACGGCGAGTTCCGGTCCGGGCAACTGACTGCCATCCTCGGGCCCTCCGGCGCCGGCAAGAGCACCCTGCTCAACATACTGGCTGGATATAg GGTAGTGGGCGCGGCCGGGTCAATCTGCACGAACGGGTCCCCGCGCGACCTGAGACAGTTCCGCAAGCTGTCGCGCTACATCATGCAAGAGGACCTGCTGCAGCCGCTGATCACCGTGCAGGAGGCCATGGCCATCGCCGCCGACCTCAAGCTGGGCTCCGAGATGACCCGGACCAAGAAGAGAGTCGTT GTAGACGAGATAATCCAAATGTTGCGGCTCCACAAGGCGCGGGAGACGGTCACGGAGCGGCTGTCGGGAGGCGAGAGGAAGCGAGTGTCCATCGCACTGGAGCTGCTGAACAACCCCCCTGTCATATTCCTGGATGAGCCCACCAC GGGCCTCGACGACGTGGCTTCATCCACCTGTGTCTCTCTGCTCAAGCGCGTGGCGCGAGGGGGACGCACAGTCATCTGTTCCCTTCACACGCCATCAGCGAGACTCTTCGCGGAGTTTGACCATGTCTATGTGGTGGCCGCCGGGAGATGCGCCTACCAGGGCTCTGCTGCCGGCGTGGTCCCCTTCCTGAGAGAGCTCAACTTGCCATGCCCGAAGACGTATAATCCTGCCGATTTTG TGATAGAAGTATCAAGCGGAGAGTACGGTCAACACGTGGAGCGAATGGTGTCAGCAGTAGACAACGGACGCAACCACAGATGGAGAACCTTCGCCATAGAGTGTGCTGAAGACGTCATAGAGGACCAGGACATAGAGCAGTTAAACACCGGCAATGCTGAGGAGCAGGACAAGATATACTGCAGTACAGCGGCCCAACAGTTCCTGATACTACTGCGGCGAATGCTTCTGCAAACTGTTAGAAATCGG GGCTACCTCTGGCTGCGAGTGGGCCTCCACCTGTTCCTGGGCTTCATCATCGGCACGCTGTTCGACAAGATGGGCTACGACGCCTCCAAGACCATCTTCAACTTCGGCTTCTGCTACGCCTGCATCATTGTCATGTTCTATATTCCTATGATGCCGGTACTATTGGCTT TTCCAACAGAAGTGCAGCTAGTGAAGCGGGAGTACTTCAACAGATGGTACGGTCTGAAGCCGTACTATGCCGCTCTAGTAGTCTCTAGAACTCCGGCGACCATATTCTTCAGTCTCATGTACCTCTGCATCACTTACCCCATGACGTCACAACCGCTGGAAACTTCTAGAATACTGATGTTCGCGACTATCTGCATCCTGACGGCTCTTATATCGGAATCTATGGGAACAGTGATATCGTCATCATTGAGTGTTGTG AACTCAGTCTTCATGGGTCCAGCATTAAGCGTTCCTCTGATGCTGCTAGCAGTATACGGCATAGGGGACGGGGACAACCCCTCCCCGTTGTTCTGGCGGCTGGCTCGCGCGTGCTCCTTCCTGCGGTACGGACTGGAGGGACTCGTGTCTGCTATCTACGGCCCTCCGAGGAACGACCTGGTCTGCCCTGATGACGTGGATTACTGCGAGTACAAGAATGTTGC TTACTTCGTGAAGATGATGGGCATGTCCGGGGTGTCGTTCTGGCTGGACGTGGGAGTCCTGGCCCTCATGCTGCTCGCCATGAACCTGGCAGGATACTACCTGCTGCGGCAGCGCCTGTCGCCCAACTTCGCCTTCCGAGCCATCAAGGTCATCGGCCGCTTCATCAAGACTAAGATCAGTGTTTCGCCGCATTGA